The nucleotide sequence GAATATCCTAGGAAACGAGGAAAGGGCTACAATATCTCATAAGGAGCTTTACAAAGATGTAAAAGTAGGTACCAGAATCCTGATCAATGATGGTCTGGTAGCCCTTGAGGTTGTTAAGGTTGAAGGTAAGGACATCCACTGCCGTGTACTAAACGGCGGAGTAATAAGCAATAACAAGGGGGTAAATATTCCGGAGACAGATACCCATCTTCCTGCATTGACAGAGCAGGATATCAAAGATATTGAGTTTGCTGTAAAAAATGATTTTGACTTTATCGCCTGCTCTTTTGTCAGAAAGGCCAGCAATGTCAACGAAGTGAGAAAGGTATTGAAGAAGCTTGGCGGAGAAGGTATAAAGATCATTGCAAAGATAGAAAACCGTGAAGGTGTAGACAACTTTGATGAAATACTGAAAGTTTCTGACGGAATAATGGTGGCAAGAGGAGATCTAGGAGTAGAAATACCTGCAGAAGAGGTTCCTGTTGTTCAGAAGATGATAATTGAAAAGTGCTATAGAAATGGAAAGCCAGTTATAACAGCAACTCAGATGCTGGAATCCATGATTAAAAACCCAAGACCTACAAGAGCTGAATCCAGTGACGTTGCCAATGCAGTTTTTGATGGTACTAGTGCTGTCATGCTCTCCGGAGAAAGCGCTGCAGGAAAATACCCTATAGAGAGTGTAAAAACTATGGCCAGAATATGCATGAAGGCAGAAGAATCCATAGATTACGGAAAGAGACTAGCTTCCATGCAATTTGATATGATGGATAACATAACTAATGCTATAAGTTATGCTACATGCACTACAGCGCTCCACTTAAAGTCGGCTGCTATTATATCTGTAACACACTCGGGAGAAACTGCAAGGATGATATCCAGATTCAGACCATCCTGCCCCATAATTGCTCCAACAGATTCTCAAAGAGTTCAAAGACAGCTTCACCTATCCTGGGGTGTAGTACCATGCCTTGTGGAGTCACTGTCCACAATTGAAGAAATGTTTGAGGCAGGAGTACAAAAGGCTTTAGAGGTTAACTTGGTTAAAAATGGTGATATAGTTGTTATTACTGCAGGAGTTCCCGGTGGAGTTAGCGGTACAACCAACCTTTTAAAGGTGCATACCGTAGGTAATATACTTGTAAAAGGAACCGGTGTGGTGAAGGGTAAAGTTACCGGCAAGGTCTGCGTGGTAAGATCCGTTGAGGAACTTGAAAAGTGCTTTAATAAGGGGGACATAGTAGTAGTAAACAATACAACTAATGATATGGTACCTTATCTAAGAAACGCTTCAGGAATAATTGTAGAGGACCCAGCTGTAGACAGCCATGCAGTAACAGTAGGCCTGGCCTTAGACATTCCTGTACTCACCGGAGCAAAAAATGCCCTAAGCATATTGAAGAACGGCTCTGTGATAACCTGCGACACAAATAATGGCTTAGTGCTAAGCGGAACAGTATAGAAAAAAACCAGCGGAAACGCTGGTTTTTTTTAATTAAGAATTAAGATTTAAGAATTAAGAATGGAGGACGAAATTCAGCGGACCTGAATTTCTACTAATATTTATAATTTTTAATTTTTAATTCTTAATTGACAAAAGTTGTAACCGCTCATGGCCAGGAGCACCTGAGAGGGCAGGTAAAAAAACCAGATTAAGAAGGTTGATATGTTGTATATGTAAGTGAGAAATATGGACTGTGGTTTTAGCAATTGAATAACATTTGAGAGCCCAACATTAATATCACATAGCAAAAATAAAACCATGCCTATAGCAATCATGTATCTATTGGGACTGGGAAACTGCTTTGCCTGACAGAGCTTTATGGCTCTTATAACGCTTGTCATTAGACAAATGGCATATGCGGTGGCAACCCAAAATAGAGTTTCCAGGTTTTTAATGAAAAAGCCGAGTAATATGTACAATATGGCCAAAACCTCAAAAATCATCAGAAATCGTACAACAGTGGGATAGGCTTTGTGGGAATTATATCTTATGCAGTATATGATTTGAGTTACACAAAAAACAGCTACTCCAATGGTGAATTTATCTAGAACCAAGAGGCATAAGTCTGCCAAAGTTGTCATAAATAAACCTGTTTGCAGCAAACGGATATCTATTGGACTTATAGCATGGTCCATTGCCATAAGTGATAATAAGAAACAGAGCAATATGGATATGTATTTTAGATTATAGGTAGTATAAAAGGTGTTCATCCTGTTATAGTCAAGATAAAGAAAGGTCATATATAGTGTTGCCAAAAGAATTAATACGGCATAAATTATAAATTTTTTAATCACTGTCATATAATATCACCACACAAATAAAAATGTCATACCCCTATTAGGATATGACAAGACATTGTTTTATATGTAGTTTTTATATAGAAGGCACCTTCACGGCGCCTTTTATATGTTTTTGTACTAAGCTCTTTCAAAGCTTCCGCAGTCAGTACATTGCATTGTATCAGCTCTGTTTTCATGTTTAACTATTTTAATTTGCTGTAATGTGCAGTAATCAACATTTCCTGCATGGAATTTACATTCATTAACTACGCAGCCGATACTGTCATTATGACCATTATGCATTGAATTTTTTCTGTGTGCAGTATTATCCATGATATCACTCCTTAAGTTTTTTACATATCTATTATCTGCATCTATAGCACTTTTATTCATGGTAACATTGTGCCTCGTTACCTATAGACTAAAGCTTTTGAAATTTTATTTTTCAAGGTAATCTATGGTAACATTTATACCCCTGGTGAGTATAATAAAACTAGAAGATACCATTAAGGGGTATATTTATAGGAGGTAAAAAATGAGTGTTACTGTTTATACAAGTTCATCTTGTCCGTGGTGCTTAAGAGCTAAGAGATATCTTGATTCGAAAAAAATAGAATACAGAGAGGTGAATGTATCAAGAGATAGAATGGGCGCCTTTGAAATGGTACTAAAGTCCGGTCAACGGTCAGTACCGGTTATAGATATAGATGGAAACATCATAGTAGGATTTGACAGAAAGGCTATAGATAGTTTACTATCTGGAAATCAAAGCAGTTAAAGTAATGGTCAATTGACAATGAAGGATTAAATTCAGCGGAGCTGAATTTCTACAAAATTATATTTTAAAAACTGCGTTGAGACGCAGTTTTTAATTTTTGAGTTAGTTTTATTTTTACTTAACAGTTTTCTATTATTATACGAAGTGCCCTTTTAATCCAATTCAAGCTCTACATTAAAAGCTTCGCCTTTTTCCATTATAATATGGCCGGAGCTGTATGGTTTGCCGTCTAAGGTTATGTACACTTTTTTAATACCGTAATATTTTCCCAAGGTGTTGGCTATGCCTTGAAGGACCATGCCTTCATAGCCGGAACCCAAATTCATTTCTGTTACAAAGTTATCTGTAAAGTCCACATAGACCATACCGTCATTGTTCAGATAGAGACTGTTGATTTTTACGTTTGGTGCCATTAATCTAATCAGTTCGTTACTTGGAGGATCTTTAAACTGCTTTTCCAAAACTATCTTAGTTATGTCGTTGGTGTTGAAGGTTACCTCCTGTTGAATAACGGATAACTTATCAGATACAGTGTTGGGATAATAAAAATTAATTTTTTGAGTCAAAGGCTTATTGGTTTCTATTTCTTTCAGCGAAGAAATTATTTCTAGGCTGTCGGATCTAAATACGG is from Clostridium thermarum and encodes:
- the pyk gene encoding pyruvate kinase, which codes for MRMTKIICTLGPAVDDEHLLEQLIEGGMDVARLNFSHGTHADQQVRVDRLKKVREKLGKPVPLLLDTKGPEIRMGKFENNEVYLKEGNSFVLVNENILGNEERATISHKELYKDVKVGTRILINDGLVALEVVKVEGKDIHCRVLNGGVISNNKGVNIPETDTHLPALTEQDIKDIEFAVKNDFDFIACSFVRKASNVNEVRKVLKKLGGEGIKIIAKIENREGVDNFDEILKVSDGIMVARGDLGVEIPAEEVPVVQKMIIEKCYRNGKPVITATQMLESMIKNPRPTRAESSDVANAVFDGTSAVMLSGESAAGKYPIESVKTMARICMKAEESIDYGKRLASMQFDMMDNITNAISYATCTTALHLKSAAIISVTHSGETARMISRFRPSCPIIAPTDSQRVQRQLHLSWGVVPCLVESLSTIEEMFEAGVQKALEVNLVKNGDIVVITAGVPGGVSGTTNLLKVHTVGNILVKGTGVVKGKVTGKVCVVRSVEELEKCFNKGDIVVVNNTTNDMVPYLRNASGIIVEDPAVDSHAVTVGLALDIPVLTGAKNALSILKNGSVITCDTNNGLVLSGTV
- a CDS encoding lysoplasmalogenase family protein produces the protein MTVIKKFIIYAVLILLATLYMTFLYLDYNRMNTFYTTYNLKYISILLCFLLSLMAMDHAISPIDIRLLQTGLFMTTLADLCLLVLDKFTIGVAVFCVTQIIYCIRYNSHKAYPTVVRFLMIFEVLAILYILLGFFIKNLETLFWVATAYAICLMTSVIRAIKLCQAKQFPSPNRYMIAIGMVLFLLCDINVGLSNVIQLLKPQSIFLTYIYNISTFLIWFFYLPSQVLLAMSGYNFCQLRIKN
- a CDS encoding DUF1540 domain-containing protein; protein product: MHNGHNDSIGCVVNECKFHAGNVDYCTLQQIKIVKHENRADTMQCTDCGSFERA
- a CDS encoding glutaredoxin family protein codes for the protein MSVTVYTSSSCPWCLRAKRYLDSKKIEYREVNVSRDRMGAFEMVLKSGQRSVPVIDIDGNIIVGFDRKAIDSLLSGNQSS